One window from the genome of Drosophila albomicans strain 15112-1751.03 chromosome 2L, ASM965048v2, whole genome shotgun sequence encodes:
- the LOC117564788 gene encoding uncharacterized protein LOC117564788 isoform X1, with the protein MDIALRGTATATTTGSNTGSGLHHAVSLGNIGVSSKATHSSHMDRSYDSEDEHTGRRRLRHTLSTELQPRTSVYSRGDIREQYCLTDRQLHSIEQRPRRERFFGCLSRRGQTQGSSFLGGCVGRRVPSDENLAAYAPFEKYPRYQNNYTDTHELDSSYFRRQPASILSTGSKSTEPDLGGRYTWIGQQAQVNNNASNDYQLESRATCCTAPLESFYQDILLRNYYVELRAPPPHPTPPTSHTNQIANVNVCSYHCPTYATMPTTQQQHQQHQAGNPRTKHVSFARSHTLTSFDTVNAGFRSSGRLKSARSQERLIGGKKPIITTGSMYETLQPMLPHQQHPQHAQQQAGQPQQSSTLPKTWVPAPVQLQTCQHHPIHLHQQLPENMLGLIIPQALPLTLPPPSPEVLIVEKKFRNAMKTQATQTDVAARREGLSNSQMLALSPRAPHRIKVMSQGAQTNGLQNGKKLTKSLSEIPNGKDLHHQHYPQGSGYPHELIYRTQSQDVTPLQTLSDAQNNIMYYKPPPPLLDAHSYGLGMEHLNRTRGEQNVEYVNVNAAAMALNESFDYESNSLPRRACTSHARTETDYFSNSLPRRPDALHSHDVCKHITECAELMTDSVPLDFTRPHLLPPPSDFCKNDEDVVEDYYDDEEEEDVRAHETESYSSEVCMDQAVAAAAQNRRMSMLPMDDSPFRRDDLRRQSMPVYGQTEKLIDGFGPRTSFRRRDKVSCFADEPSPRDEQEIFIDFKPHVSPKPSPKQQLKHRKQHKAEIAMRKMQQQRLAQAAALTLPKLKQPLPVEHEARKVELEPSDDDEDADDDDEEEEDEDEEHDEQATHSQSHSQSQSQHEPVMELEQGDDDEPLYENITPCGCKLEPLPDQVLDKRAQFRKRSVSLDDDYAALTAPGLRLPSTPASPCREELLLANVSTYPSSDSLANDNTRDHSDGIWNESQVTVLTAEQRDISDGSYSSNLLLTPSSKRKNLLLQHQQRSSVDTDALDFEEQSPTYGLQTLPKIIRTPTPTTAKPVAAQLHPVIAPAIAVTPSSNQLPDAINSPLPKRSLVARGSVPDARQLMYVTGVPKQRHSDASFLPSTGGDYARSADISECSTNTNTDEYATCTDNSKRTPGIKTPPTTTSSSSTTQVPVSTQSSQLEKTHAGSSFESASSLYSMREDLLQHDEKEKQDKLPLKANQLKSPMGSLAELARKSPSHSISSTTSSGSCQISGQAIKSPARECQPQTVSSSTSGQMKVSAAEAAPQQKPKPESISEDERSEVRYSSSGYYESPHDDEDEEQRVAPNCKARRQRQEDERKRRKTSMKLDIEKENMRALTSPVKKPTSSTVKLQSPEQHSAGLSIDGGSPSKMKRFRPKIRRQLRKSSREDVLAAAAARRARATPTIYGLSSASGDTELLLDGSMTSTMSPRVTTTATSTATAAATASAATTTTTSASSTGTATLQQEPVAPPVLRKPHSCATPTALLSPKMPAATASVPAVKSASEAGQLKAKSIESLRSVSPGSDSVFYSEADGNAASADQGHCLHCGKEMEGKTHNNTVSELAGDSVESIPYIEQEADIVKPPSDFADSPVTTKTTQRLYKKMDKRFRSEERYHGERGRHYKNRQENIRAKSEERGRAPSLPNTPILRPAGSSPCVLPDINTEQSQHIIYKGHYDAGRYTRLTDDDLWTQLDHQCFDRSRERRASTESEKGFHAKYQVILHRLVQRRCTLEMYHRQKHNNFRVDKTVVVKSDSGEFGFRIHGSKPVVVAAIEPETPAESSGLEVGDIIISVNGVQVLDKHHTEVVKIAHDGCEKLELQVARTIGVLMHEQLEPPSEPIFSGYLWRQSGQAKGAPNTKKWVRRWFSLRPDNCLYYYKTEDDSQPVGAMIMAKHTVDLCPLDIGKPHAFKVDSGEGIPMYVAADSEELANRWLNLLRQAANQDNQWLDKSARCLYQSPGSILRPDCFGHLLKLGSRWCGWSKRYCVLKDACLYFYQDANSKSAFGMACLHGYKVASMSANASGKKNSFEIIPPEAKLRHYYFCTESEMDKKRWISALEYSIDRWIKSG; encoded by the exons ATGGATATCGCCTTGCGtggcacagcaacagcaacaacaacaggctcCAACACAGGCTCTG GTCTACATCATGCTGTCTCATTGGGCAACATCGGAGTCTCCTCGAAG GCCACCCATTCCAGCCACATGGATCGCAGCTACGACTCTGAGGATGAGCACACGGGTCGTCGTCGCCTGCGTCATACGCTCTCCACCGAACTGCAGCCTCGCACCTCAGTCTACTCACGCGGCGATATAAGGGAACAG TACTGCCTTACCGATCGCCAGTTGCATAGCATTGAGCAACGTCCACGTCGCGAACGATTCTTTGGCTGCCTCTCTCGACGAGGACAAACACAAGGGAGCAGCTTTCTCGGCGGCTGCGTGGGACGTCGAGTGCCCTCCGACGAGAACTTGGCTGCCTATGCGCCCTTCGAAAAGTATCCACG CTATCAGAATAACTATACGGACACACACGAATTGGATAGTTCCTATTTTCGCCGTCAACCGGCATCGATCCTAAGCACCGGCTCCAAATCGACGGAACCGGATTTGGGTGGTCGTTACACCTGGATTGGCCAGCAGGCACAGGTGAACAACAACGCCAGCAACGATTATCAACTGGAATCGAG GGCAACTTGTTGTACAGCACCACTTGAATCCTTTTACCAGGATATATTGCTACGGAATTATTATGTCGAGCTTCGCGCTCCACCACCACATCCTACACCACCAACATCACACACCAATCAAATCGCTAATGTAAATGTTTG CTCTTACCACTGCCCCACTTACGCCACAATGCCAaccacacagcagcaacaccaacagcatcAGGCTGGCAATCCCAG AACCAAGCATGTGAGCTTTGCGAGATCTCACACGCTCACCAGCTTCGACACTGTCAACGCGGGATTCCGATCATCGGGACGCTTGAAGAGCGCTCGCAGCCAGGAGCGTCTCATTGGTGGCAAAAAGCCCATCATTACCACAGGTTCCATGTACGAGACACTGCAACCAATGCTGCCACATCAGCAGCATCCACAGCATGCGCAACAGCAAGCAGGGCAGCCACAACAGAGCTCCACATTGCCCAAGACTTGGGTGCCAGCTCCTGTCCAACTGCAAACCTGTCAGCATCATCCCATCCATCTGCATCAGCAGTTGCCTG AGAACATGTTGGGTCTGATCATACCGCAAGCTCTGCCATTGACGTTGCCACCGCCAAGTCCCGAGGTGCTTATCGTGGAGAAGAAGTTCCGCAATGCGATGAAGACACAAGCCACTCAAACAGATGTTGCCGCTCGTCGTGAGGGACTCTCCAACTCACAGATGCTGGCGCTGAGTCCTCGTGCACCACATCGCATCAAGGTTATGTCGCAAGGGGCACAAACCAATGGTCTGCAGAATGGCAAGAAGCTAACGAAGAGTCTGTCGGAAATACCCAATGGCAAGGACTTGCACCATCAGCACTATCCGCAAGG ATCTGGCTATCCGCATGAGCTGATCTATCGCACGCAGTCACAGGACGTAACACCGCTGCAAACCCTCTCGGATGCACAAAACAACATCATGTATTACAagccaccgccgccgctgctggaTGCGCACAGCTATGGTCTGGGCATGGAGCACTTGAATCGCACTCGCGGCGAACAGAACGTGGagtatgtgaatgtgaatgcggcTGCCATGGCGTTGAACGAGAGCTTCGACTACGAGAGCAACAGCTTGCCGAGGCGAGCTTGCACCTCGCATGCTCGCACCGAAACCGATTATTTCTCCAACAGTTTGCCACGTCGTCCGGATGCGCTGCACAGTCACGATGTGTGCAAGCACATCACCGAGTGCGCCGAGCTAATGACGGACAGTGTGCCATTGGATTTTACGCGGCCACATCTATTGCCACCGCCCAGCGACTTTTGTAAGAACGATGAGGATGTCGTCGAAGATTACTACgacgacgaggaggaggaggatgtgAGAGCCCATGAAACAGAGAGCTACAGCTCGGAAGTCTGTATGGATCAAGCGGTGGCAGCGGCTGCTCAAAATCGCCGCATGTCCATGTTGCCGATGGACGATTCTCCCTTTCGACGCGATGATCTGCGCCGTCAATCGATGCCTGTTTATGGGCAGACAGAGAAGCTTATCGATGGCTTTGGGCCGCGCACATCGTTCAGGCGTCGCGATAAGGTCAGCTGCTTTGCGGACGAGCCGTCGCCACGGGATGAGCAGGAGATCTTTATAGATTTCAAGCCGCATGTGTCGCCCAAGCCGAGTCCCAAGCAACAGCTGAAGCATCGCAAGCAGCACAAGGCCGAGATAGCGATGCGCAAGATGCAACAACAGAGATTGGCCCAAGCGGCTGCGCTGACGCTGCCCAAGCTCAAGCAGCCGCTGCCAGTCGAGCATGAGGCTAGAAAAGTTGAGCTTGAGcccagcgacgacgacgaggacgctgacgacgacgacgaggaagAGGAGGACGAGGACGAAGAGCACGATGAGCAGGCAACGCACTCGCAATCGCAttcgcagtcacagtcacagcacGAACCAGTCATGGAGCTGGAGCAgggcgatgatgatgagccgCTCTATGAGAATATAACTCCATGTGGCTGCAAGTTGGAACCACTGCCAGATCAAGTACTCGACAAGCGGGCGCAGTTCCGCAAGCGTTCGGTGAGCCTGGACGATGACTATGCTGCGTTGACAGCGCCAGGCTTGCGGTTGCCCTCGACGCCGGCTAGTCCTTGTCGGGaagagctgctgctggccaatgTCTCAACTTATCCATCCTCAGACTCGCTGGCCAACGACAATACACGCGATCACTCCGATGGCATTTGGAACGAGTCGCAGGTGACGGTGCTGACGGCGGAGCAACGCGATATCTCCGATGGTTCCTACAGCTCCAATCTGCTGTTGACTCCGTCGTCGAAGCGCAAGAATCTACTgttgcagcatcagcaacgcAGCTCTGTGGACACAGATGCTCTGGACTTTGAGGAACAG AGTCCCACCTATGGTCTACAAACGCTGCCCAAGATCATAAGGACACCCACTCCCACCACAGCGAAGCCAGTTGCCGCTCAACTGCATCCGGTCATCGCGCCCGCCATCGCTGTCACCCCCTCAAGCAATCAGCTGCCGGATGCAATCAACTCGCCGCTGCCCAAGCGCAGCTTGGTCGCCAGAGGCTCTGTTCCAGATGCTCGGCAATTGATGTATGTCACTGGCGTGCCCAAGCAGCG CCACTCGGATGCCTCTTTCCTACCTTCTACCGGCGGAGATTATGCACGCAGCGCGGACATTTCGGAGTGCAGCACGAATACGAACACAGATGAGTATGCCACCTGCACGGACAACTCGAAACGCACACCAGGTATTAAGACACCGCCGACAACGACAAGCTCATCGTCGACCACACAAGTGCCAG TGTCCACACAGAGTTCGCAGCTGGAGAAAACGCATGCGGGATCTTCCTTCGAGAGCGCAAGTTCACTTTACTCCATGCGCGAGGATCTGCTGCAGCACGATGAGAAGGAAAAACAGGATAAACTCCCACTCAAAGCGAATCAACTCAAGTCCCCCATGGGCTCGTTGGCCGAGCTGGCAAGGAAATCGCCTTCACACTCCATCAGCAGTACCACTTCCTCGGGTAGCTGTCAGATCTCGGGTCAGGCCATCAAATCTCCTGCCCGCGAGTGTCAACCGCAGACTGTGAGCAGCTCTACCTCTGGCCAGATGAAGGTCAGTGCTGCAGAGGCAGCGCCACAGCAGAAACCCAAGCCGGAGTCCATATCAGAGGATGAGCGCAGCGAGGTGCGCTACTCTTCGTCCGGCTACTATGAGAGTCCACAtgacgacgaggacgaggagCAGCGTGTGGCACCCAATTGCAAGGCTCGGCGTCAGCGGCAAGAAGATGAGCGCAAGCGGCGCAAGACCAGCATGAAACTGGATATTGAGAAGGAGAACATGCGAGCGCTCACAAGTCCCGTTAAGAAACCTACATCAAGTACCGTCAAGCTTCAATCACCGGAGCAGCACAGCGCTGGCTTAAGCATCGATGGCGGCAGTCCCAGCAAGATGAAGCGATTCCGTCCCAAGATACGACGACAGTTGCGCAAGAGCTCACGGGAAGATGTGCTGGCCGCAGCGGCTGCACGACGTGCgcgtgccacgcccaccattTACGGTCTGAGCAGCGCCAGTGGCGACACCGAATTGCTGTTGGATGGCAGCATGACCAGCACCATGAGTCCAAGAgtaaccacaacagcaacaagtacagcaacagctgccgcAACAGCCTCAGCTGCGACAACAACCACGACTTCGGCTTCTTCGACAGGAACTGCCACGTTGCAGCAGGAACCGGTGGCGCCTCCTGTGCTACGAAAGCCCCACAgctgtgccacgcccacagcttTGTTGTCGCCCAAAATGCCAGCAGCTACTGCCTCTGTGCCGGCTGTTAAATCTGCCTCGGAGGCTGGCCAGCTGAAGGCTAAGTCAATTGAGTCCCTACGCTCCGTTTCTCCCGGCTCGGACTCAGTGTTCTACAGCGAGGCAGATGGCAACGCCGCAAGTGCAGATCAGGGTCATTGTCTCCACTGTGGCAAGGAGATGGAGGGCAAGACACATAATAATACAGTCAGTGAACTAGCTGGCGATTCTGTAGAGTCGATTCCCTACATCGAACAAGAGGCGGACATTGTGAAGCCACCCTCGGACTTTGCCGATTCCCCGGTGACCACTAAGACCACACAACGGCTATATAAGAAGATGGATAAACGCTTTCGTTCCGAGGAGCGTTACCATGGCGAGCGAGGACGACACTATAAAAACAGGCAGGAGAATATTAGAGCCAAG AGCGAGGAACGTGGTCGCGCTCCTAGTTTGCCCAACACGCCCATTCTACGCCCCGCCGGCTCCAGTCCCTGCGTGTTGCCTGACATTAACACTGAACAGAGTCAGCACATCATCTACAAGGGTCATTACGATGCCGGGCGCTATACGCGTCTAACTGATGATGATTTGTGGACACAACTCGATCATCAGTGCTTTG ATCGTTCACGAGAACGCCGTGCATCGACGGAGTCGGAGAAGGGTTTCCACGCCAAGTACCAGGTGATACTACATCGGTTGGTACAACGACGATGCACCCTCGAAATGTACCATCGGCAGAAGCACAACAACTTCC GCGTCGACAAAACGGTTGTGGTTAAAAGCGATTCGGGTGAGTTCGGATTTCGCATTCACGGCTCCAAGCCGGTTGTGGTGGCTGCCATCGAACCCGAGACGCCAGCGGAGAGCTCTGGCTTAGAGGTTGGCGATATTATCATATCGGTGAATGGCGTTCAAGTGCTGGACAAGCATCACACCGAGGTGGTCAAGATTGCTCACGATGGCTGCGAGAAACTCGAGCTACAGGTGGCTCGCACCATCGGTGTGCTCATGCACGAGCAACTGGAGCCACCCAGTGAACCCATCTTCAGTGGCTATCTGTGGCGTCAGAGTGGACAAGCCAAGGGTGCGCCCAATACCAAGAAATGGGTGCGTCGCTGGTTTTCGTTGCGGCCGGATAATTGTCTCTACTACTACAAAACGGAGGAT GACTCACAGCCGGTTGGTGCAATGATAATGGCCAAGCACACGGTGGACTTGTGTCCACTTGACATCGGTAAGCCGCATGCCTTCAAGGTGGATTCTGGTGAAGGAATACCGATGTATGTTGCCGCTGATTCGGAGGAGTTGGCCAACAGATGGTTGAACCTGTTGCGACAGGCGGCGAATCAGGACAATCAGTGGCTAGACAAGAG CGCTCGCTGTTTGTACCAAAGTCCGGGTAGCATTTTGCGGCCGGATTGTTTTGGTCATTTGCTGAAATTGGGCTCAAGGTGGTGCGGTTGGTCGAAACGCTATTGTGTACTTAAGGATGCCTGTCTCTATTTTTATCAAGATGCAAATAGCAAAAGTGCATTCG GCATGGCCTGCTTGCATGGCTATAAAGTGGCCTCTATGTCCGCAAATGCGTCCGGCAAGAAGAACTCTTTCGAGATCATACCACCCGAGGCCAAATTGCGTCATTATTATTTCTGCACCGAAAGTGAAATGGATAAAAAGCG TTGGATATCTGCACTGGAATACTCCATAGATCGGTGGATCAAGTCCGGGTAA